The following nucleotide sequence is from Bacillota bacterium.
TTAAGGGCAAACTCCAGGCGGGAATCATCGATATCCACAGCAACAATTCTGGACGGTCCCCAGAGGCGGGCTGTGGCCATGGCGCACATTCCCACAGGGCCAGAACCGAACACGGCGATGGTGTCACCTGGTTGGATTTTGCCGGATTCAGCGCCGAAGTATCCTGTCGATAGAATATCCCCTACAAACAAGACATCTTCATCCTCCAGATCATTAGGAATCAAGTGCATTCCGGAGTCTGCATATGGTACCCGAACATAATCAGCTTGGCAGCCGTCGATCATATATCCGAAGATCCAGCTGCCGTTTTCGCACTGAGAATAAATGCCCCGGCGGCAGTAGAAGCATTCCATGCACTGAGTAACGCATGATACGGCAACACGGTCTCCAGGTTTGAATCTGGTGACTGACGAACCGACTTCCTCTACAATTCCACAGAATTCATGCCCAATGATCCGGCCCGGTTCTACCTCTGGAAGTCCGCCGTGGCGGATGTGTTTATCAGTCCCGCAGATAGTAGAAGTGGTGACTTTTACAATGGCATCGGTAGGCTGTTGAATTATCGGCTTAGAAACCATTTCGAGACTCATCTTTTCCGGACCGTGATAAACGAAAGCCTTCATTTCTGCCATACCTTAA
It contains:
- a CDS encoding alcohol dehydrogenase catalytic domain-containing protein, whose amino-acid sequence is MKAFVYHGPEKMSLEMVSKPIIQQPTDAIVKVTTSTICGTDKHIRHGGLPEVEPGRIIGHEFCGIVEEVGSSVTRFKPGDRVAVSCVTQCMECFYCRRGIYSQCENGSWIFGYMIDGCQADYVRVPYADSGMHLIPNDLEDEDVLFVGDILSTGYFGAESGKIQPGDTIAVFGSGPVGMCAMATARLWGPSRIVAVDIDDSRLEFALKHGWADVGLNPNKVDVVQELRDMTDGRGADVTIEANGFEPTFKGAINSVRPSGTVSIIGVFEKPQIVEMNKLWIKNITIRMGLLNANRIPELIKLIRAGKINMRPLITHTLPLTKVAEAYDIFEERRDNAIKVVLKADA